A region of Kribbella sp. NBC_01245 DNA encodes the following proteins:
- a CDS encoding ThuA domain-containing protein, with protein sequence MKHSFTRRALGLAVAALVVFAANTGPPAGAADTPYDVLVFSKTAGFRHDSIPQGIQLIRDLGAANGFTVTSTEDANAFNGSNLAQYEAVVFLNTTGDVLNATQQGAFESYIRGGGGYAGIHSAADTEHDWPFYGELVGAYFVSHPAIQQATVRVENRAHQATQHLAPAWVRTDEWYNYRTNVRSSARVLATLDESTYSGGSMGADHPHTWCKTVQSGRSFYTGSGHTQSSFAESGFRSMILGGIRYAANRTKADCRPETGYTTLYNGSTTGWSQTGPGGFANNDGTLTSSGGMGMLWYGAKEFRSYSLKLDWRMPGDDNSGVVIGFPAGSDPNTALSQGYEVQIDATDTADKTTGSVYGFKAADLAARDAALNPPGEWNTYELLVEGERLQVFLNGVKINDFTNTDPVRSLTSGHIGIQNHGTGDDVSFRNIRIKELGGTIPRTGPITGPGGKCVDVSGGSTADGTKIQLWTCTNGPNQQWTVDGTTLRAFSKCMTVAGGSAANGAPVQLSTCNGSGAQNWTAGANGSLVNTQSNKCLDANGGSTANGTQLIIWTCHGGTNQRWTRP encoded by the coding sequence ATGAAGCACTCCTTCACCCGACGCGCGCTTGGCCTGGCTGTCGCCGCGCTCGTCGTCTTCGCGGCCAACACCGGTCCGCCGGCCGGCGCCGCTGACACGCCGTACGACGTGCTGGTGTTCTCCAAGACCGCGGGCTTCCGGCACGACTCCATCCCGCAAGGCATCCAGTTGATCCGGGACCTGGGCGCGGCCAACGGTTTCACTGTCACCTCGACCGAGGACGCGAACGCGTTCAACGGCTCGAACCTGGCGCAGTACGAGGCGGTGGTGTTCCTCAACACCACGGGCGACGTACTCAATGCCACCCAGCAGGGCGCGTTCGAGTCGTACATCCGTGGCGGAGGCGGGTACGCCGGCATCCATTCGGCCGCTGATACCGAGCACGACTGGCCGTTCTACGGCGAACTGGTCGGCGCGTACTTCGTCTCGCATCCCGCGATCCAGCAGGCGACCGTACGAGTCGAGAACCGGGCGCACCAGGCCACTCAGCACCTCGCTCCTGCCTGGGTACGTACTGACGAGTGGTACAACTACCGCACCAACGTCCGGTCCAGCGCCCGAGTCCTGGCCACCTTGGACGAGTCCACCTACTCCGGTGGCTCGATGGGCGCCGACCATCCGCACACCTGGTGCAAAACAGTCCAGAGCGGACGGTCCTTCTACACGGGAAGCGGCCACACCCAGTCCAGCTTCGCCGAGAGCGGTTTCCGGTCCATGATCCTCGGTGGCATCCGGTACGCGGCGAACCGGACGAAGGCGGACTGCCGCCCGGAAACCGGCTACACCACGCTCTACAACGGATCCACCACCGGCTGGTCGCAAACCGGGCCGGGTGGCTTCGCGAACAATGACGGCACGCTGACCTCCTCCGGCGGGATGGGCATGCTCTGGTACGGCGCCAAGGAGTTCCGTTCGTACTCGCTCAAGCTGGACTGGCGGATGCCCGGTGACGACAACTCCGGCGTGGTCATCGGATTCCCGGCAGGCAGCGACCCGAACACCGCCCTCAGCCAAGGGTATGAGGTGCAGATCGACGCCACCGACACGGCCGACAAGACCACCGGCTCGGTCTACGGTTTCAAGGCCGCCGACCTCGCCGCCCGCGACGCCGCGCTCAACCCGCCGGGGGAGTGGAACACCTACGAACTGCTCGTCGAGGGTGAGCGGCTGCAGGTGTTCCTGAACGGCGTGAAGATCAACGACTTCACCAACACCGACCCGGTGCGCTCGTTGACCTCCGGCCACATCGGTATCCAGAACCACGGCACCGGCGACGACGTGTCCTTCCGCAACATCCGGATCAAGGAACTAGGCGGCACCATCCCGCGCACCGGGCCGATCACCGGCCCCGGCGGCAAGTGCGTGGACGTCAGCGGCGGCAGCACGGCCGACGGCACCAAGATCCAGCTCTGGACCTGTACCAACGGGCCCAACCAGCAATGGACGGTCGATGGCACCACGTTGCGTGCGTTCAGCAAATGTATGACCGTCGCCGGCGGCAGTGCGGCCAACGGCGCACCGGTGCAACTGTCCACGTGCAACGGCAGCGGAGCCCAGAACTGGACGGCCGGCGCCAACGGCTCACTAGTCAACACCCAGTCGAACAAGTGCCTCGACGCCAACGGCGGCAGCACGGCCAACGGCACCCAACTGATCATCTGGACCTGTCACGGCGGCACCAACCAACGCTGGACCCGGCCATGA
- a CDS encoding ricin-type beta-trefoil lectin domain protein: MSYALACARATTFRAVAVYSGAQLSGCSGGTQPIAYMGIHGISDSVLSISSGRSLRDTFVRNNGCTAQNPREPAAGSRTHITTTYSGCRAGYPVVWAAFDGGHGPGPIDGGGEGWRTWTSGEVWRFFTGDTTPTPTAFRLRSESAGRCLDVSGANAANGTPMLVWDCHTNANQQFTRSGQSLQVLGKCLEVPVNAGAGTRSRIWDCNGGANQQWNVNDNGTITSVQSGLCLTTDGTANGSAVTVATCTTGTNQRWTRP; this comes from the coding sequence ATGAGTTACGCACTCGCGTGTGCCAGGGCGACGACCTTCCGTGCGGTCGCGGTCTACTCCGGCGCGCAACTGAGCGGGTGCAGCGGCGGCACGCAACCGATCGCGTACATGGGGATTCACGGCATCAGCGATTCGGTGCTCAGCATCTCTTCGGGACGGTCGTTGCGGGACACGTTCGTCCGGAACAACGGCTGCACCGCGCAGAACCCGCGCGAACCCGCAGCGGGCAGCCGTACTCACATCACCACCACCTACTCGGGGTGCCGCGCGGGGTATCCAGTCGTCTGGGCCGCGTTCGACGGAGGTCATGGCCCTGGTCCCATCGACGGCGGCGGCGAGGGCTGGCGTACCTGGACTTCAGGAGAGGTCTGGAGGTTCTTCACTGGCGACACGACACCGACCCCGACCGCGTTCCGGTTGCGCAGTGAGTCGGCCGGTAGGTGTCTGGATGTCAGTGGTGCGAACGCTGCCAACGGTACGCCGATGCTTGTTTGGGATTGCCACACCAATGCCAATCAGCAGTTCACGCGCAGCGGCCAATCCCTGCAGGTATTGGGCAAATGCCTCGAGGTTCCCGTCAATGCCGGCGCCGGCACCCGGTCGCGGATCTGGGATTGCAATGGCGGCGCAAATCAGCAGTGGAACGTCAACGACAACGGCACCATCACCAGCGTGCAAAGCGGATTGTGCCTGACCACCGACGGTACCGCCAACGGCTCGGCCGTGACCGTCGCGACCTGCACCACCGGCACGAACCAACGCTGGACCCGCCCATGA